One genomic segment of Belonocnema kinseyi isolate 2016_QV_RU_SX_M_011 chromosome 2, B_treatae_v1, whole genome shotgun sequence includes these proteins:
- the LOC117166844 gene encoding uncharacterized protein LOC117166844 isoform X5 encodes MMSYNSIKYGPCPGIGNNHLCARLDDRTDSEDSRSRTGLNNYPGESICIREIKKRRDIPRNNLSKKSTECSPRCRGHSENFHYAARDNYNISNKTPYFSKGKNSDLNYNEFRNQYQRRFLPCPNSVKPPDQLFSSNQRNSYKNSNNVETYCPKITTCGNNFHKTTELYNRQFQEFPQSNAILNKQSCLRNGDQIFPTTDNQGIVQFTPKFATKCENGTCEAVSQLNINIQCGEKSLDNRNIHTKTNRETQTFLERKQQSVSTNLVNFETKETQDEVGRQTKQTGTDFEDFNQNVENTVCVSRSQSDYILLMPGGKSLRLSKKSSREKFMECPGANENRFVDDEVFSVCTEASCQDSKLVDSDTMTTPQLIQCVEEMLNIRNNYQADEVQSVNLSKTGNREVEECKACKNFEIDDEDLRFCFKKLFNKDLSTSDCFPCLKEKIHQESTGELTKTLLTILKYALDLDNKAENNLKGWWVKSKHKPEMIKRICKCIKKLSEIEAEKGLFSKNTLIEESRKYSKQVETENAALISRSTNTFAENTPVEISHITLKNVETNTDFADRQKDVGTSPINTNFPDRQKDIGTSPIENIRSTDAMTQVIAHFSPKIINKGKSIGTQKRDPIFVRVVSANDRPKMTTTQSKSSQSSQSGVEDSKKNNCKRVLFNEKKKFECPKKYFRCIKDCKELNCSKIRIAGRNNSRVKKKLLDNKLTDVPKSKSLENKKIFFSDFCLESENLPIT; translated from the exons ATGATGAGTTATAATTCTATAAAGTACGGTCCGTGTCCAGGAATTGGGAATAATCATTTGTGTGCTAGATTGGATGATAGGACAGACAGTGAAGATAGTAGATCTAGAACCG gtctgAACAATTATCCAGGGGAATCGATTTGTataagggaaattaaaaaaagacgagacATTCCCAGAAataatttatcgaaaaaatcaACTGAATGTTCTCCCCGTTGTCGGGGGCACTCAGAAAATTTTCATTACGCAGCAAGAgacaattataatatttcaaacaaaacccCTTATTTCAGCAAGGGGAAAAACTCTGATTTGAATTACAATGAGTTTAGAAATCAATATCAAAGAAGATTTTTGCCATGTCCGAATAGTGTGAAACCTCCGGatcaacttttttcttctaatcaaagaaattcgtataaaaactcaaacaatgtaGAAACCTATTGCCCTAAGATAACCACATGTGGGAATAATTTTCACAAAACCACAGAATTATATAATcgacaatttcaagaatttcctcAATCCAATGCAATTCTAAATAAGCAATCTTGTCTCAGAAATGGAGATCAAATTTTTCCTACCACCGATAACCAGGGAATTGTTCAATTTACTCCAAAGTTCGCCACTAAATGCGAAAATGGTACATGCGAGGCTGTTTCTCAGTTAAATATTAACATACAATGTGGAGAAAAATCTTTGGATAATAGAAATATTCATACGAAAACGAATCGGGAAACCCAAACATTTTTGGAGAGAAAGCAGCAATCAGTTTCTACAAATTtggtgaattttgaaacaaaagaaactCAAGATGAAGTTGGAAGACAGACGAAGCAAACTGGGactgattttgaagattttaatcaaaatgttgaaaataccgTTTGTGTTTCGCGTTCACAGAGTGATTATATTCTTCTGATGCCTGGGGGAAAGTCTTTAAGACTTTCTAAGAAATCTTCTAGAGAAAAATTTATGGAATGTCCGGGTGCGAATGAAAATAGATTTGTTGACg ATGAGGTATTCTCTGTTTGTACTGAAGCATCATGTCAAGACTCAAAATTAGTTGATTCAGATACAATGACAACTCCTCAGTTAATTCAATGTGTAGAAGAAATGCTAAATATCAGAAATAATTATCAAg caGATGAAGTACAATCAGTTAATTTATCGAAAACCGGAAATAGAGAAGTGGAAGAATGTAAGGCctgcaagaattttgaaattgatgaCGAGGATTTGAGATtctgttttaaaaagctttttaataaagatttgtcAACTTCAGATTGTTTTCCTTGCTTAAAAGAAAAGATTCATCAAGAATCCACAGGGGAACTTACAAAAACGTTATTGACTATTTTGAAATATGCTCTAGACTTGGATAACAAAGcagaaaataatttgaagg gTTGGTGGGTTAAATCGAAACACAAGCCGGAGATGattaaaagaatttgtaaatgtataaaaaagttgtCAGAGATCGAGGCagaaaaaggattattttcaaaaaatactctCATTGAAGAAagtagaaaatattcaaaacaagtAGAAACTGAAAATGCAGCTTTAATTTCTCGAAGTACGAATACATTTGCGGAAAATACTCCGGTAGAAATCAGTCACATTACTCTCAAAAATGTAGAAACCAATACAGATTTTGCTGATCGTCAAAAAGATGTTGGTACAAGTCCCATTAATACAAATTTTCCTGATCGTCAAAAAGATATTGGAACAAGTCCCATAGAAAATATAAGATCAACAGATGCTATGACCCAAGTTATAGCACATTTCtcaccaaaaattataaataaaggaaAAAGTATTGGGACTCAAAAAAGAGATCCCATTTTTGTAAGAGTAGTTTCAGCAAATGATCGTCCAAAAATGACGACAACACAATCGAAATCTTCTCAGTCTTCTCAATCTGGTGTCGAagacagtaaaaaaaataactgtaAACGTGTTcttttcaatgagaaaaaaaaatttgaatgtcccaagaaatattttagatgtataaaagattgtaaggaactaaattgttcgaaaattcgaattGCGGGTAGGAACAACAGTAGAGTAAAGAAGAAACTTTTGGATAACAAATTAACAGATGTTCCCAAAAGTAAAAGTTTAGAAAACAAAAAG atatttttcagTGATTTCTGTTTGGAGAGTGAAAATTTGCCGATTACatga